The Callithrix jacchus isolate 240 chromosome X, calJac240_pri, whole genome shotgun sequence genome contains a region encoding:
- the GLA gene encoding alpha-galactosidase A, whose translation MRLRNPHLQLGCALALRFLALVSWDIPVARALDNGLARTPTMGWLHWERFMCNLDCQEEPDSCISEKLFMEMAELLVSDGWKDAGYDYLCIDDCWMAPQRDSEGRLQADPQRFPHGIRQLANYVHSKGLKLGIYADVGNKTCSGFPGSFGYYDIDAQTFADWGVDLLKFDGCHCDSLESLADGYKHMSLALNRTGRSIVYSCEWPLYMWPFQKPNYTEIRQYCNHWRNYADIDDSWKSIKSILDWTSSNQERIVDVAGPGGWNDPDMLVIGNFGLSWNQQVTQMALWAIMAAPLFMSNDLRHISPQAKALLQDKDVIAINQDPLGKQGYQLRQGDNFEVWERPLSDLAWAVAVINRQEIGGPRSYTMAVASLGKGVACNPACFITQHLPVKRKLGFYEWTTRLRTHINPTGTVLLRLENTMQRSLQDLL comes from the exons ATGCGGCTGAGGAACCCACACTTACAGCTGGGCTGCGCGCTTGCGCTTCGCTTCCTGGCCCTGGTTTCCTGGGACATCCCTGTAGCCAGAGCACTGGACAATGGACTGGCGAGGACGCCTACCATGGGCTGGCTGCACTGGGAGCGCTTCATGTGCAACCTTGACTGCCAGGAAGAGCCAGATTCCTGCATCAG tgaaaagcTCTTTATGGAGATGGCAGAGCTCTTGGTCTCAGATGGCTGGAAGGATGCAGGTTATGACTACCTCTGCATTGATGACTGTTGGATGGCTCCCCAAAGAGATTCAGAAGGCAGACTTCAGGCAGACCCTCAGCGCTTTCCTCATGGGATTCGCCAGCTAGCTAATTAT GTTCACAGCAAAGGACTGAAGCTAGGGATTTATGCAGATGTTGGAAATAAAACCTGCTCAGGCTTCCCTGGGAGTTTTGGATACTATGACATTGATGCCCAGACCTTCGCTGACTGGGGAGTAGATCTGCTGAAATTTGATGGTTGTCACTGTGACAGTTTGGAAAGTTTGGCAGATG GTTATAAACACATGTCCTTGGCCCTGAATAGGACTGGCAGAAGCATTGTATACTCCTGTGAGTGGCCTCTTTATATGTGGCCCTTTCAAAAG CCCAATTACACAGAAATCCGACAGTACTGCAATCACTGGCGAAATTATGCTGACATTGATGATTCCTGGAAAAGTATAAAGAGTATCTTGGACTGGACCTCTTCTAACCAGGAAAGAATTGTTGATGTTGCTGGACCAGGGGGTTGGAACGACCCAGATATG TTAGTGATTGGCAACTTTGGCCTCAGCTGGAATCAGCAAGTAACTCAAATGGCCCTCTGGGCTATCATGGCCGCTCCTTTATTCATGTCTAATGACCTCCGACACATCAGCCCTCAAGCCAAAGCTCTCCTTCAAGATAAGGATGTAATTGCCATCAATCAGGACCCCTTGGGCAAGCAGGGGTACCAGCTTAGACAG GGAGACAACTTTGAAGTATGGGAACGACCTCTCTCAGATTTAGCCTGGGCTGTAGCTGTAATAAACCGGCAGGAGATTGGTGGACCTCGCTCTTATACCATGGCAGTTGCTTCTCTGGGTAAAGGAGTGGCCTGTAATCCTGCCTGCTTCATCACACAGCATCTCCCAGTGAAAAGGAAGCTAGGGTTCTATGAATGGACTACAAGGTTAAGAACTCATATAAATCCCACAGGCACTGTTTTGCTTCGGCTAGAAAATACAATGCAGAGGTCATTACaagatttactttaa
- the HNRNPH2 gene encoding heterogeneous nuclear ribonucleoprotein H2, translated as MMLSTEGREGFVVKVRGLPWSCSADEVMRFFSDCKIQNGTSGIRFIYTREGRPSGEAFVELESEEEVKLALKKDRETMGHRYVEVFKSNSVEMDWVLKHTGPNSPDTANDGFVRLRGLPFGCSKEEIVQFFSGLEIVPNGMTLPVDFQGRSTGEAFVQFASQEIAEKALKKHKERIGHRYIEIFKSSRAEVRTHYDPPRKLMAMQRPGPYDRPGAGRGYNSIGRGAGFERMRRGAYGGGYGGYDDYGGYNDGYGFGSDRFGRDLNYCFSGMSDHRYGDGGSSFQSTTGHCVHMRGLPYRATENDIYNFFSPLNPMRVHIEIGPDGRVTGEADVEFATHEDAVAAMAKDKANMQHRYVELFLNSTAGTSGGAYDHSYVELFLNSTAGASGGAYGSQMMGGMGLSNQSSYGGPASQQLSGGYGGGYGGQSSMSGYDQVLQENSSDYQSNLA; from the coding sequence ATGATGCTGAGCACAGAAGGCAGGGAGGGGTTCGTGGTGAAGGTCAGGGGCCTACCCTGGTCCTGCTCAGCTGATGAAGTGATGCGCTTCTTCTCTGATTGCAAGATCCAAAATGGCACATCAGGTATTCGTTTCATCTACACCAGAGAAGGAAGACCAAGTGGCGAAGCATTTGTTGAACTTGAATCTGAAGAGGAAGTGAAATTGGCTTTGAAGAAGGACAGAGAAACCATGGGACACAGATACGTTGAAGTATTCAAGTCTAACAGTGTTGAAATGGATTGGGTGTTGAAGCATACAGGTCCGAATAGCCCTGATACTGCCAACGATGGCTTCGTCCGGCTTAGAGGACTCCCATTTGGCTGTAGCAAGGAAGAGATCGTTCAGTTCTTTTCAGGGTTGGAAATTGTGCCAAATGGGATGACACTGCCAGTGGACTTTCAGGGGCGAAGCACAGGGGAAGCCTTTGTGCAGTTTGCTTCGCAGGAGATAGCTGAGAAGGCCTTAAAGAAACACAAGGAAAGAATAGGGCACAGGTACATTGAGATCTTCAAGAGTAGCCGAGCTGAAGTTCGAACCCACTATGATCCCCCTCGAAAGCTCATGGCTATGCAGCGGCCAGGTCCCTATGATAGGCCAGGGGCTGGCAGAGGGTATAATAGCATTGGCAGAGGAGCTGGGTTTGAAAGGATGAGGCGTGGTGCCTATGGTGGAGGGTATGGAGGCTATGATGACTATGGTGGCTATAATGATGGATATGGCTTTGGGTCAGATAGATTTGGAAGAGACCTCAATTACTGTTTTTCAGGAATGTCTGATCATAGATATGGAGATGGTGGGTCCAGTTTCCAGAGCACCACAGGGCACTGTGTACACATGAGGGGGTTACCTTACAGAGCCACTGAGaatgatatttataatttcttctcaCCTCTTAATCCCATGAGAGTACATATTGAAATTGGACCCGATGGCAGAGTTACTGGTGAGGCAGATGTTGAATTTGCTACTCATGAAGATGCTGTGGCAGCTATGGCAAAAGACAAGGCTAATATGCAACACAGATATGTGGAGCTCTTCCTAAATTCTACTGCAGGAACAAGTGGAGGGGCTTATGATCACAGCTATGTAGAACTGTTTTTGAATTCTACAGCAGGGGCAAGTGGTGGCGCTTATGGTAGCCAAATGATGGGAGGGATGGGCTTATCCAACCAGTCTAGTTATGGCGGTCCTGCTAGCCAGCAGCTGAGTGGTGGTTATGGAGGTGGTTATGGTGGTCAGAGCAGTATGAGTGGATATGACCAAGTTCTCCAGGAAAACTCCAGTGACTATCAGTCAAACCTTGCTTAG
- the RPL36A gene encoding large ribosomal subunit protein eL42 isoform X2: MIGVSGWGRGTSSLIFPHFVDGAVPVNVPKTRRTFCKKCGKHQPHKVTQYKKGKDSLYAQGKRRYDRKQSGYGGQTKPIFRKKAKTTKKIVLRLECVEPNCRSKRMLAIKRCKHFELGGDKKRKGQVIQF; the protein is encoded by the exons ATGATAGGAGTCTCTGGTTGGGGGCGTGGAACATCCAGCCTAATCTTTCCCCATTTCGTCGATGGTGCAGTGCCG GTCAACGTTCCTAAAACCCGCCGGACTTTCTGTAAGAAGTGTGGCAAGCACCAACCCCACAAAGTGACACAGTACAAGAAGGGCAAAGATTCTCTGTATGCCCAGG GAAAGCGGCGTTATGACAGAAAGCAGAGTGGCTATGGTGGGCAAACTAAGCCGATTTTCCGGAAAAAG gctAAGACTACAAAGAAGATTGTGCTGAGGCTCGAGTGCGTTGAGCCCAACTGCAGATCTAAGAGAATGCTGGCTATTAAAAGATGCAAACATTTTGAACTGGGAGGAGATAAGAAGAGAAAG GGCCAAGTGATCCAGTTCTAA
- the RPL36A gene encoding large ribosomal subunit protein eL42 isoform X1: MIAPTDSHEEVRSRTSYILPFLVRPLSFRAGSAHAKMVNVPKTRRTFCKKCGKHQPHKVTQYKKGKDSLYAQGKRRYDRKQSGYGGQTKPIFRKKAKTTKKIVLRLECVEPNCRSKRMLAIKRCKHFELGGDKKRKGQVIQF; this comes from the exons ATGATTGCTCCTACGGACTCCCATGAGGAAGTGCGATCAAGAACCTCCTATATACTTCCGTTTCTGGTCCGGCCTCTTTCTTTCCGTGCCGGTAGCGCTCACGCAAAAATG GTCAACGTTCCTAAAACCCGCCGGACTTTCTGTAAGAAGTGTGGCAAGCACCAACCCCACAAAGTGACACAGTACAAGAAGGGCAAAGATTCTCTGTATGCCCAGG GAAAGCGGCGTTATGACAGAAAGCAGAGTGGCTATGGTGGGCAAACTAAGCCGATTTTCCGGAAAAAG gctAAGACTACAAAGAAGATTGTGCTGAGGCTCGAGTGCGTTGAGCCCAACTGCAGATCTAAGAGAATGCTGGCTATTAAAAGATGCAAACATTTTGAACTGGGAGGAGATAAGAAGAGAAAG GGCCAAGTGATCCAGTTCTAA